One Campylobacter sputorum subsp. sputorum DNA segment encodes these proteins:
- a CDS encoding HlyD family type I secretion periplasmic adaptor subunit, with protein MILKNENPTIRFGIFIIFLLVGVFGLWIGLAPLHSAAVAVGKVSVISNKKTIQHLEGGVIDKIYVKDGDHVKIGDPLVEISNAMLDSQMQILRSNFLQNSTLVSRLEAQKDDAKTITFSDEIDGFEDASMVKNAQITIFNEQSKLLNDEIDILNQRIAQLQKQISGTKAVAKAKEERITSIKEEMKEWQKLFDEQLTDKVRLRELQREETTLKGDLASLNAEIAKLEVQITETKSQIVFRKTSFKEDILKKLEVAKNDLINVKEKYKALKDQSNRTLLKSPVDGTIVELQLHTIGGVIRPGEKVMSIIPSETDFIIEAKLKTTDIDTVSVGLDADIRFSAFNTQQSHVIEGKVIYISADSLEDQRGYPYYELKAVVTKEGMKNLQNNKFFLLPGMPAEVIIKTGERTVLNYFLKPFTDMFKRAFNEE; from the coding sequence TTGATACTTAAAAACGAAAATCCAACTATACGATTTGGTATTTTTATAATATTTTTATTAGTAGGTGTTTTTGGGTTATGGATAGGATTAGCACCATTGCATAGTGCTGCAGTTGCCGTTGGCAAAGTAAGTGTTATAAGCAACAAAAAAACAATCCAGCACCTAGAAGGCGGAGTTATAGATAAAATCTATGTAAAAGATGGAGATCATGTAAAAATCGGAGATCCTTTAGTAGAGATTAGTAACGCTATGTTAGATAGTCAAATGCAAATTCTAAGAAGTAATTTTTTGCAAAATAGCACACTGGTTTCTAGATTGGAAGCACAAAAAGATGACGCTAAAACTATAACATTTAGTGATGAGATAGATGGTTTTGAAGATGCAAGTATGGTCAAAAATGCACAAATAACTATATTTAATGAACAATCCAAGCTTCTTAACGATGAGATAGATATATTAAATCAACGCATAGCTCAACTACAAAAACAAATTTCAGGAACAAAGGCTGTAGCAAAAGCCAAAGAAGAGAGAATAACATCTATAAAAGAAGAAATGAAAGAGTGGCAAAAGCTTTTTGATGAGCAACTAACGGATAAAGTTAGATTAAGGGAATTACAAAGAGAAGAAACTACACTAAAAGGAGATTTAGCTTCTTTAAATGCTGAGATAGCAAAGTTAGAAGTTCAAATTACAGAAACAAAATCTCAAATAGTATTTAGAAAAACATCATTTAAAGAAGATATTTTAAAAAAATTAGAAGTTGCAAAAAACGATCTTATAAATGTTAAAGAAAAATACAAAGCATTAAAAGATCAATCTAATAGAACTTTACTAAAATCCCCAGTAGATGGCACTATAGTAGAGTTACAACTCCATACTATAGGAGGAGTCATAAGACCTGGAGAAAAAGTTATGTCAATTATCCCAAGCGAAACGGATTTTATTATAGAGGCAAAGCTTAAAACAACAGACATAGATACGGTTAGTGTTGGACTTGATGCGGATATTAGATTTAGTGCTTTTAATACACAACAAAGTCATGTAATAGAAGGAAAAGTTATATATATATCAGCAGATAGTTTAGAAGATCAAAGAGGATATCCGTATTATGAGCTAAAAGCAGTTGTTACAAAAGAAGGGATGAAAAATTTACAAAATAATAAATTTTTCTTACTTCCAGGAATGCCAGCTGAGGTTATTATAAAAACTGGAGAGAGAACTGTATTAAATTATTTCTTAAAACCATTTACAGATATGTTTAAAAGGGCATTTAATGAAGAATAA
- a CDS encoding type I secretion system permease/ATPase — protein MLTPPLYMLQLYGRVVTSRSLDTLFFLTLIVVFLYICLGFFEILRSKLLIIFANQIDLNLSERIYDATFKLASANPGKTSSQAMSDLNSIKQYLSTNGVFAFLDAPWLPFYIFILFIFHPYFGYFSIVSAIILFSIALLNEKATKKGLQISNETYRSEMKFIDTNLRNSEVIQAMGMNQSLKDIWSKKHNIFLTTHSESSLKAGIYTNLSKTVRVASQSLMLGLGAYLVVKMEINPGMMIAGSIIMGRALAPLDLLISSWKSYKNTKESYQRLSKFLEEFPKEGEHLTLPDPKGDISLETVSMIPPGSKTPTLIGINLALNAGDMCAFIGPSAAGKSSLARVVLGIWPIFNGVVRIDGADIRQYSTDHIGKFVGYLPQDVELFEGSVAQNISRFGELDSKAIIEAAKSANVHEMILNLPNGYDTKIGVGGMSLSGGQRQRIALARALYKNPKIIVLDEPNASLDEEGERALFNTLLALKGKATIVLITHKLNVLKAVDKIAVLSDGKLVCFGQRDAVLTQLAGAKPQIEPKNHKISLDDSKDEN, from the coding sequence ATGTTAACACCACCTCTTTATATGCTACAACTTTATGGCAGAGTTGTTACATCTCGTTCTTTGGATACTCTGTTTTTCTTAACCCTTATAGTTGTATTTTTATATATTTGTTTAGGTTTTTTTGAAATTTTAAGATCTAAACTTCTTATTATTTTTGCAAATCAAATTGATTTGAATTTATCTGAGAGAATTTATGATGCAACATTTAAATTAGCTTCTGCTAATCCGGGTAAAACATCGTCTCAAGCTATGAGCGATTTAAACTCTATAAAACAATATCTTAGTACAAATGGTGTTTTTGCATTTTTAGATGCACCTTGGCTTCCATTTTATATATTTATTTTATTTATTTTTCATCCATACTTTGGTTATTTTAGCATAGTTTCAGCCATTATCTTATTTTCTATAGCACTTCTTAATGAAAAAGCAACTAAAAAAGGATTGCAGATTTCAAATGAAACATATAGAAGTGAAATGAAATTTATAGACACAAACTTAAGGAATTCAGAAGTTATTCAAGCTATGGGAATGAATCAAAGCCTAAAAGATATTTGGTCAAAAAAACATAACATATTTTTAACAACACACTCTGAATCTAGTCTTAAAGCTGGTATTTATACAAATTTATCAAAAACAGTTAGAGTTGCTTCTCAGTCTTTGATGTTGGGACTTGGTGCATATTTAGTTGTCAAAATGGAAATAAATCCAGGTATGATGATAGCTGGTTCTATTATAATGGGTAGAGCTTTAGCACCTCTTGACTTGTTGATTTCTAGTTGGAAAAGTTATAAAAATACAAAGGAAAGCTATCAAAGACTTTCTAAATTTTTAGAAGAGTTTCCAAAAGAAGGGGAGCATTTGACTTTGCCAGATCCAAAAGGCGATATTTCTCTAGAAACTGTAAGTATGATACCACCAGGATCAAAAACTCCAACTTTAATCGGTATAAATTTAGCATTAAATGCTGGTGATATGTGTGCTTTTATAGGCCCAAGTGCTGCTGGAAAAAGTTCTTTAGCTAGAGTTGTTTTAGGAATTTGGCCTATTTTTAATGGCGTTGTTAGGATTGATGGAGCTGATATTAGGCAGTATAGCACAGATCATATAGGTAAATTTGTAGGTTATTTACCTCAAGATGTAGAGCTTTTTGAGGGAAGTGTTGCACAAAATATATCAAGATTTGGCGAACTTGATAGTAAAGCTATTATTGAGGCAGCAAAATCCGCAAATGTGCATGAAATGATACTAAATTTACCAAATGGTTATGATACAAAAATAGGTGTAGGCGGTATGAGTTTAAGTGGTGGACAAAGACAGAGGATAGCGCTTGCTAGGGCACTTTATAAAAATCCAAAGATTATAGTTTTAGATGAGCCAAATGCTAGTTTGGATGAAGAAGGTGAAAGAGCTTTATTTAATACTCTTTTAGCATTAAAAGGAAAAGCAACCATCGTTTTAATCACTCATAAATTAAATGTTTTAAAAGCTGTTGATAAGATAGCTGTTTTAAGCGATGGAAAACTAGTATGTTTTGGACAAAGAGATGCAGTTTTAACTCAGCTTGCCGGAGCTAAGCCTCAAATAGAGCCAAAAAACCATAAAATATCTTTAGATGATTCAAAGGATGAAAATTGA
- a CDS encoding SapC family protein — translation MYLSRQVRTFISPYVLVRQRGNFFMSNSDKQIYIDTLFSIAKNQNTEIFAYLLENSSVELFLKTENLPKFMQSLNSVFIRKRNKTYEIKPKNELKRYDVKDINISQFEDILAYFVSKNAYTFRDTQKNLSIGQKIEIQQFKKRTYMNIVPLIKNKHKNITYHKEKIPNLAYTEILATEIISCERNFPVVFTNDASPRLIALLGKTSNLIIDDNFKDYIPAYLQNYPFLLAKVDKENILCIDEDAKEFSGDGEKLFGDDGEPSKFLSQAIGAMKNYNAEFEKTITALEEIKKSGILIKKELSVTHENKKYVLIKGFSIVSKKKLLELDDATLANFARKGYLELIHSHLRSLNNLENLTTKILNDENK, via the coding sequence ATGTATTTGTCTAGACAAGTTAGAACATTTATTTCCCCTTATGTTTTAGTAAGACAAAGGGGAAATTTTTTTATGTCAAACAGCGATAAACAAATATATATAGACACACTTTTTAGCATAGCAAAAAATCAAAATACAGAAATTTTTGCATATCTTTTAGAAAACTCATCGGTTGAGTTATTTTTAAAGACAGAAAATTTACCCAAATTTATGCAATCATTAAATAGTGTTTTTATTAGAAAACGAAATAAAACTTATGAAATAAAACCAAAAAACGAACTAAAAAGATATGATGTAAAAGATATAAATATAAGCCAGTTTGAAGACATACTAGCTTATTTTGTATCAAAAAATGCTTATACTTTTAGGGATACACAAAAAAACCTATCTATAGGACAGAAAATAGAAATTCAACAATTTAAAAAAAGGACTTATATGAATATAGTACCATTAATTAAAAATAAACACAAAAACATAACATATCATAAAGAAAAAATTCCAAATTTAGCATATACAGAAATTTTAGCAACAGAGATTATATCTTGTGAAAGAAATTTCCCTGTAGTTTTTACAAATGATGCCTCTCCAAGACTTATTGCGCTTTTAGGCAAAACATCAAATTTAATCATTGATGACAATTTTAAAGACTATATACCAGCATATTTACAAAATTATCCTTTTTTATTAGCAAAAGTAGATAAAGAAAATATACTTTGTATAGATGAAGATGCTAAAGAGTTTAGCGGGGATGGCGAAAAACTATTTGGAGATGATGGAGAACCTAGTAAGTTTTTAAGTCAAGCTATTGGAGCTATGAAAAACTATAATGCAGAATTTGAAAAGACAATTACGGCACTTGAAGAGATAAAAAAATCAGGTATTTTAATAAAAAAAGAGTTAAGTGTAACACATGAAAACAAAAAATATGTTCTTATAAAAGGTTTTTCTATAGTTAGTAAAAAGAAGCTTTTAGAGCTAGATGATGCTACACTTGCAAATTTTGCTAGAAAAGGCTATTTAGAACTTATACACTCTCACTTAAGAAGTCTAAATAACTTAGAAAATTTAACAACAAAGATTTTAAACGATGAAAATAAATGA
- a CDS encoding glycosyltransferase, producing MFSTKTTQNFISSLSSLYAFRSKNPIIKIAIISSYNDECGISEYSTYIVNELKNLDIDYEIYSWSQKQSNTIKIQKDNPLDIKTNCNIIWLQHHFGFYSLDDKLLKNLIEHKKKRKILAITLHSTEPILNFDTENQIKAIEVLSNFDRIFVHTINDLNVLRALSLVDNVTLIPHGIQKIQRKNKKNKLFNIGFFGLLFEHKNLDSLIEAFGEFSKQNDSILNIISHPRDETSRYLFERYKDKINKLNLKQKIIWHSEFLPINKVNEILSNCDLIVLPYLDSDESASGALRIALSCCDNVMITKSRIFDDMRYLCIEIDGFKSADILKGLNDFMKYKTTNKKELIDKFIDENSWKNIVLEQINIFKSLLIDNSFIDFLLNNNKKA from the coding sequence ATGTTTAGTACTAAAACTACTCAAAATTTTATATCATCTCTATCTTCGCTTTATGCTTTTAGATCTAAAAATCCAATTATAAAAATTGCTATTATATCTAGCTATAATGATGAGTGCGGAATATCTGAATATTCAACATACATAGTAAATGAGTTAAAAAATCTAGATATAGATTATGAAATTTATTCATGGAGTCAAAAGCAAAGCAATACCATAAAAATACAAAAAGATAACCCGCTTGATATAAAGACAAATTGTAATATTATTTGGCTACAACATCATTTTGGTTTTTACTCTTTAGACGACAAGTTACTAAAAAATTTAATAGAACATAAGAAAAAGAGAAAAATATTAGCCATAACTCTTCATTCTACAGAACCTATTTTAAATTTTGATACAGAAAATCAGATTAAAGCTATAGAAGTTTTATCTAATTTTGATAGAATTTTTGTTCACACCATAAACGATTTAAATGTTTTAAGAGCTTTGAGTTTAGTTGATAATGTGACATTGATACCACACGGTATACAAAAAATACAAAGAAAAAATAAAAAAAATAAATTATTCAATATAGGATTTTTTGGTCTTTTATTTGAACATAAAAATTTAGATTCGCTTATAGAGGCTTTTGGTGAATTTTCTAAACAAAATGATAGTATTTTAAATATAATATCACATCCTAGAGATGAAACATCTAGATATTTATTTGAAAGATATAAAGATAAAATTAATAAATTAAATTTAAAACAAAAAATTATTTGGCATTCAGAATTTTTGCCAATAAATAAAGTAAATGAAATTTTATCTAATTGTGATTTGATAGTGCTTCCATATCTAGATAGCGATGAAAGTGCTAGTGGTGCATTAAGGATAGCATTAAGTTGTTGTGATAATGTTATGATTACAAAATCAAGAATTTTTGACGATATGCGTTATCTTTGTATAGAGATAGATGGATTTAAAAGTGCAGATATACTAAAAGGGCTTAACGATTTTATGAAGTATAAAACAACTAACAAAAAAGAGTTGATAGATAAATTTATTGATGAAAATTCTTGGAAAAACATAGTATTAGAACAGATAAATATTTTTAAATCACTACTTATCGATAATAGTTTTATAGATTTTTTACTTAATAACAACAAAAAAGCATAG
- a CDS encoding glycosyltransferase produces the protein MDNFYKNFEDAFRGSKESIKIRLNVYIKFLNILKYNNETIKVLDIACGRGEWLELLKENSIDAMGCDIDQGMIDVCLKNELNVKKIDALNFLRTCKDNSIDAITGFHVIEHLDFEYLNMLIKESFRVLKENGILIFETPNPENLRVSTLYFYTDITHKKPIPPELLSHIVDYNSFNKKFIIRRNSKLDKNSYINIENIINDVSPDYALVALKLPSNNILSDIEMLAYDANDLSFDDLVNKFNNQNLQTKKEQLENINDIKKQLEIINEFITKFKRVFSPLIKIYHIFVRIKLYIEKIFSKFIFYIVNFINNRPKIKKMIKLVIKKYPYLYTFASKICSNQKSYRKFNTKNIPQILDIKFSNDHVLNLQLKEYEKYFKNFDDLTIIGHINGSYGLSSTNRNIALQYIEVDKNLHFIPYEDSKFSDIENLMISLNDEKKIKDILLYEKPNFKNSINIYQHYPPIEDVEKGYNIIIFFWEESKIPAKFIDIINTHYNAVIVSTYFIKKVLIDNGCLLPIKVSDLPLQKPLCPTVVKNSSIKKEIILLHISSCFPRKGVDILLKSFNKISQNINFNFKLTIKTFHNIHNDILNLVETLVDKKFHENIKIIFDDYSSEQIANLYEQCDIVVLPTRGEGLNMPAVEACYYKKPLIVTKYGAQSDFLYNKATFIDFSFQQTNTHFNINNSTWSDPLYEDLADKIINLAKKL, from the coding sequence ATGGATAATTTTTATAAAAATTTTGAAGATGCTTTTAGGGGCTCTAAAGAATCTATAAAAATAAGATTAAATGTCTATATAAAATTTTTAAATATTTTGAAATACAATAATGAGACGATAAAAGTATTGGATATTGCCTGTGGTAGAGGCGAATGGCTTGAGCTTTTAAAAGAAAATTCGATAGATGCAATGGGATGTGATATAGATCAAGGTATGATAGATGTCTGTCTGAAAAATGAGTTAAATGTCAAAAAAATTGATGCACTTAATTTTCTTAGAACATGTAAAGATAATTCAATAGATGCTATAACAGGTTTTCATGTTATAGAGCATTTAGATTTTGAATATTTAAATATGCTTATAAAAGAGTCTTTTAGAGTATTAAAAGAAAATGGTATACTTATTTTTGAAACACCAAATCCTGAAAATTTGCGAGTATCAACGCTTTATTTTTATACTGATATAACTCATAAAAAGCCGATACCACCTGAACTACTAAGTCATATTGTTGATTATAATAGTTTTAATAAAAAATTTATAATAAGACGAAATTCTAAATTAGATAAAAATTCTTATATAAATATTGAAAATATTATAAATGATGTAAGTCCAGATTATGCGTTAGTTGCTCTAAAATTACCTTCAAATAATATTTTATCAGATATTGAGATGTTGGCATATGATGCAAATGATCTAAGCTTTGATGATTTGGTAAATAAATTTAACAATCAAAATTTACAAACTAAAAAGGAGCAATTGGAAAATATAAACGATATAAAAAAACAACTAGAAATAATAAATGAATTTATTACTAAATTTAAAAGAGTTTTTTCGCCATTAATTAAAATTTATCATATTTTTGTGCGGATAAAACTCTATATAGAAAAAATATTTTCAAAATTTATTTTTTATATAGTAAATTTCATAAACAATAGACCAAAAATAAAAAAAATGATTAAATTAGTTATTAAAAAATATCCATATTTATATACTTTTGCAAGTAAAATATGCAGTAATCAAAAAAGTTATCGCAAATTCAATACAAAAAATATTCCACAAATACTAGATATTAAATTTTCAAATGACCATGTTTTAAATTTGCAACTTAAAGAATATGAAAAATATTTTAAAAATTTTGATGACTTAACCATTATAGGCCATATAAATGGATCATATGGTTTATCATCTACAAATAGAAACATAGCTTTACAATATATTGAAGTTGATAAAAATTTACATTTTATACCATACGAGGATAGTAAATTTTCTGATATTGAAAATTTAATGATAAGTTTAAATGATGAGAAAAAGATAAAAGATATTTTGCTATATGAAAAACCAAATTTTAAAAATTCGATTAATATTTATCAGCATTATCCTCCTATAGAAGATGTAGAAAAAGGTTATAATATAATTATATTTTTTTGGGAAGAATCAAAAATTCCGGCTAAATTTATAGATATTATAAATACTCATTATAATGCAGTTATAGTATCTACATACTTTATAAAAAAAGTACTTATAGATAATGGTTGTTTGTTGCCTATAAAAGTAAGTGATTTACCTTTGCAAAAGCCATTGTGTCCAACTGTAGTTAAAAATTCTTCCATTAAAAAAGAGATAATTTTATTGCATATTTCATCATGTTTTCCAAGAAAAGGAGTTGATATTTTATTAAAATCTTTTAATAAAATATCTCAGAATATTAATTTTAATTTTAAACTTACTATAAAAACTTTTCACAATATTCACAATGATATATTAAATCTTGTTGAAACATTAGTTGATAAAAAATTTCATGAAAATATAAAAATAATATTTGATGATTATTCTAGTGAGCAGATAGCAAATTTATATGAACAATGTGATATTGTAGTTTTGCCTACGAGAGGCGAAGGTTTGAATATGCCAGCAGTTGAAGCATGTTATTATAAGAAGCCTCTTATTGTTACGAAATATGGTGCACAAAGTGACTTTTTATACAATAAAGCTACTTTTATAGATTTTTCTTTTCAACAAACAAATACACATTTTAATATAAATAATTCAACTTGGAGCGATCCATTATATGAAGATTTAGCAGACAAAATTATAAATCTTGCAAAAAAATTATAG
- a CDS encoding ABC transporter ATP-binding protein has translation MILEVKNISKYYYEYERFLKRFFSWFGIDNNQKKLTILNDINFKVKSGESIGLIGVNGAGKSTLLKIISNTLKPSSGTIKLNGKIASILELGMGFYGDLTGRENAYNACALYGYSKNKIDKLISYIQDFAEIGEYFDMPVRIYSSGMQIRLAFAVVTASRPDILIIDEALSVGDTYFQHKSFDRILEFKKLGTTLIIVSHDSAAIKTICDRVILLDKGNILKDGKPSDVLDYYNALISKKENEQIIQKNRSGNQVLTISGNSKANITSIKILNSQNKELKLVNIGEKIRLKISVLANLDLDSLVCGFQIKDRFSQIVYGTNSFFLDKILKNVPKNEKIDFNFEFVANLGVGSYSISVAIHSNQNHIGDNYEWIDNAVIFQIQNISNKPEFIGLAFLDTILNTEKADG, from the coding sequence ATGATTTTAGAAGTTAAAAATATCAGTAAATACTACTACGAATATGAGAGATTTTTAAAGCGTTTTTTTAGTTGGTTTGGTATTGATAATAATCAAAAAAAATTAACCATACTAAATGATATAAATTTCAAAGTAAAAAGTGGTGAAAGTATAGGTTTAATAGGTGTCAATGGTGCTGGTAAAAGTACACTCTTAAAAATCATATCAAACACTTTAAAACCAAGTAGCGGAACTATAAAATTGAATGGAAAAATAGCTTCTATATTAGAACTTGGAATGGGATTTTATGGTGATTTAACAGGTAGAGAAAATGCTTATAACGCATGTGCATTATATGGATATTCAAAAAATAAAATAGATAAACTTATATCGTATATACAAGATTTTGCAGAAATTGGAGAATATTTTGATATGCCTGTTAGAATTTATAGCAGTGGCATGCAAATAAGGCTTGCATTTGCTGTAGTTACAGCATCAAGACCAGACATATTAATTATCGATGAGGCATTAAGCGTTGGGGATACATATTTTCAACATAAAAGTTTTGATAGAATTTTAGAATTTAAGAAATTAGGAACGACGCTTATTATTGTTTCTCACGATAGTGCTGCTATAAAAACAATTTGCGATAGAGTGATTTTGCTTGATAAGGGTAATATTTTAAAAGATGGAAAACCAAGTGATGTTCTTGATTATTATAATGCACTTATTTCTAAAAAAGAAAATGAGCAAATAATCCAAAAAAACCGCTCAGGTAATCAAGTATTAACTATATCTGGTAATTCAAAAGCAAATATTACAAGCATTAAAATTCTTAATTCACAAAACAAAGAATTAAAATTAGTAAATATAGGTGAAAAAATCAGACTAAAAATTAGTGTTTTAGCAAATTTGGATTTAGATTCATTAGTATGTGGCTTTCAGATAAAAGATAGATTTTCTCAAATTGTATATGGAACAAACAGTTTTTTTCTGGACAAAATATTAAAAAATGTACCAAAAAATGAGAAAATAGATTTTAATTTTGAATTTGTAGCAAATTTGGGCGTAGGTTCGTATAGTATTTCTGTTGCAATACACTCAAATCAAAACCACATAGGAGATAACTACGAATGGATAGACAATGCTGTTATTTTTCAAATACAAAACATATCAAATAAGCCAGAATTTATCGGATTAGCATTTTTAGATACAATACTAAATACGGAGAAAGCTGATGGATAA
- a CDS encoding ABC transporter permease, with protein sequence MGFYLIKDIFKYKFFIINSIKTEFKTRYARSKVGLFWAILHPLAQVLIYAVILSSVLSNKLPGINNKYSYAIYLMSGMLCWSLFNEIFARSVNVFVDNANIIKKMPFPKIVLILNVIISSLVNNFLLFISIVFVFSFLGHFLGFTLLILPFFVLLTIILASSFGLIFGILNVFLRDIWQFISIALQFLFWLTPIVYMIKIIPQKIEIILYLNPLLHIVNGYHDILVYNKLPNILPLLYPLGLSVFGIFLAYNLYIRANKDMADIL encoded by the coding sequence TTGGGATTTTATTTGATTAAAGATATTTTTAAATACAAGTTTTTTATAATTAATTCTATTAAAACTGAATTTAAAACTCGTTATGCAAGGAGCAAGGTTGGTCTTTTTTGGGCTATTTTACATCCTTTAGCACAAGTTTTGATATATGCTGTTATATTATCTTCGGTTCTCTCAAATAAATTACCAGGTATTAATAATAAGTATTCGTATGCCATATATCTTATGTCTGGAATGCTTTGCTGGAGTTTGTTTAATGAAATTTTTGCAAGAAGCGTAAATGTATTTGTAGATAATGCAAATATTATTAAAAAAATGCCATTTCCTAAAATTGTCTTGATATTAAATGTAATAATAAGTTCATTGGTAAATAATTTTTTACTTTTTATATCTATTGTTTTCGTTTTTTCATTTTTAGGACATTTTTTAGGATTTACTCTTTTGATCCTACCTTTTTTTGTATTATTAACTATCATTTTAGCAAGTTCATTTGGATTGATTTTTGGTATATTAAATGTTTTTTTGCGTGATATTTGGCAGTTTATTTCTATAGCATTGCAATTTCTTTTTTGGCTAACTCCTATTGTCTATATGATAAAGATAATTCCACAAAAAATAGAAATAATTTTATATTTAAACCCATTACTACATATAGTAAATGGTTATCATGATATTTTAGTTTACAATAAACTACCTAATATTCTACCATTATTATATCCTCTAGGGCTTAGTGTATTTGGTATATTTTTGGCCTACAATCTTTACATAAGAGCAAATAAAGATATGGCGGATATTTTATAA
- a CDS encoding glycosyltransferase: MSKKSVLYITSRFPYPPLGGDRLKSYNMLRILSKKYNINFVSIIDRDLTQEDIQFCQKHFYKFKIYKKSKFFYLINIIKSIIKFQSLQVNYYYFKDIQKYINSQVIECDFVLNTLIRTSKYALNINKPKFLDIVDSIYKNYTLSIKNVKSIFWKLIYIYEKKKIFNYEKKCIKSYDMTYFVNHNEAQFWSKFGHTSWIPNGVNRDIFTYTKRDDSFKNHIIFFGKMDYQPNIDAVVWFIDNVFHKLNNNIKFTIIGLNPSKKLNKYLNDKISITGYVKDPYNIINGSFLCIAPMQTGGGIQNKILETMALGKITIISSFAANSLKNAKHNKELLVANTPDEYVSIINDIYQNYDKYKYIEKNANKFIKDNFTWEIYANKLFSILP; the protein is encoded by the coding sequence ATGTCTAAAAAAAGTGTATTATATATAACAAGTAGATTTCCATATCCACCTTTAGGAGGAGATAGGCTAAAAAGCTATAATATGCTTAGGATTTTATCAAAAAAATACAATATAAATTTTGTATCTATCATAGATAGGGATTTAACTCAAGAAGATATACAATTTTGTCAAAAACACTTTTATAAATTTAAAATTTATAAAAAAAGTAAATTTTTTTATCTTATAAATATAATTAAATCCATCATAAAATTTCAATCTTTGCAAGTAAATTATTATTATTTTAAAGATATTCAAAAATACATAAACAGCCAAGTAATTGAATGTGATTTTGTATTAAACACACTTATAAGAACATCTAAATATGCCTTAAATATAAATAAGCCAAAATTTTTAGATATTGTTGATAGTATTTATAAAAACTATACTTTATCTATAAAGAATGTAAAATCTATATTTTGGAAATTAATATATATATATGAAAAGAAAAAAATATTTAATTATGAAAAAAAATGTATCAAAAGCTATGATATGACATATTTTGTAAATCATAACGAAGCTCAATTTTGGTCAAAATTCGGACATACTTCATGGATACCAAATGGCGTAAATAGAGATATTTTTACATATACAAAAAGAGATGATAGTTTTAAAAATCATATAATATTTTTTGGAAAAATGGATTATCAGCCAAATATAGATGCTGTTGTATGGTTTATAGATAATGTTTTTCACAAACTAAATAACAACATAAAATTTACCATAATAGGCTTAAACCCTAGTAAAAAATTAAATAAATACTTAAATGACAAGATATCAATAACGGGATATGTAAAAGATCCATACAATATTATTAATGGCTCTTTTTTATGTATAGCCCCTATGCAAACAGGCGGTGGTATTCAAAATAAAATACTTGAGACAATGGCTTTAGGTAAAATAACTATTATATCATCATTTGCTGCAAATTCCTTAAAAAATGCAAAACACAATAAAGAATTGCTTGTTGCAAATACACCAGATGAGTATGTAAGTATTATTAATGATATTTATCAGAATTATGATAAATATAAATATATTGAAAAAAATGCAAATAAATTTATAAAAGACAATTTTACTTGGGAGATTTATGCTAATAAATTATTTTCTATACTACCATAA